GTGTCGATACGCGCCTCACCGCTGGCAGAGCCCTCGGCGGCCCGACTCACCTGATACTCCTCATCGAGCAGGGGCAGGTCCTCGGCCGTGACCATGAGGGTCGATACGGCGTGCTCGACAAGCGCCGCCCGCCGGTTGGAGGCGACGCCGCCGGCGCGCCCACCGCGCAGTCCGCGCACACCGACCCGGTCGAGCTTCTCACAGACGTTGTCGAGCTTGCGGTTGAACTTGGTCAGCGACCAGCCCAGACGAGCGGCCGCCGACGCCGATGAGGGGATTTCCGCGGCACCGGTCCCGGCGCGCTTGAGAACCGGCTCGGCCAGCGCCAGAATCAGCAGACGCTGGGAACGGGTCATGGGGGTGGCACCGATGGTGGTCTGACCGCGAGACTCCTGCACTCCCTCAATGCCGGTGAAGCGCCCCGCCTCAGCGGTTATCAGATCGATCTCGTAGGTGGTGGGGCCGGCGGAGAAGGTCAGGATCACGCGCGAGAACACCAGCGGCATGCTGGCCCCGGGGGCGAGCCGGGACTGCACCAGCCCGTCGCCGTCGGTGAGCGTTGCCGACAGGTGGGAGCCCTCGTTGGCGATCCACCACAGGCCGGAGTCGTGGCGCAGCACCAGGAAGCGGCGGTGCAAATAGGGGTTGTCGTCGATGTCCAGGTCGCCTCCACGACCTATGACGAAAGTCTCATCGGTACCCGCACGGTAGACCTCCCCGGAGAAGTCGACAACGAGCTCGTCGGGACGATCGGGGTCGACCTCGGGCAGCTCGGTCCAGGTCAGGTCAGTCATTGGTTCCTCCATTCGGTCCTTCGCTTCCTTGCGCGCGTCGGCTCACTGCCTTGCCTAATCGACTAACAACAGCGTAACGGATAGCCGCCGCGATCGCTCCGCTTAGCGAGCGCCCGGCCTGCGACGGCGTCTCCCAGACCTCCGGCTGCGGCCGACCGGGGGGCGGCTCACAGCGGCGGCTCGACGCACAGGGTCACGCCGTCGCCGACGTCGAGCAAATCTCCTACCAGCAGCGGCGTGGGCAGGGCGGAGGCCAACAGCACGGGGGGCATGCCCGAGCGCACCAGAACTGTGCCGTTGGCAGAGCCCAGGTCGCGGGCCAGCAGGTTCCAGCCGGCCACGGTGATCTCCAGGTGCGAGCGGGACACGAAATGAGCCGGGCTCGGCACGGCGACCAGCTGGGTGCCGGCCGCGGCGCCCGGGGGCGCCTGGGGCGCCCGCCCGACGATGACATCGCCGCGTACGGGGACGGTCTGTCCGGTGGAGACGGTCAGGACCGCCAGCACCGGGCGGGGCACCTGGCTGATGACGCCGGTCAGTGGGGCGGAGCAGGACTGGCAGGCGACGGCATCGGGCGGGTTGGGGTGCCCGGCGGCGCACATGGCGGCGGACACCATTGCGGCCTGCGTCTCCGGCCGCCCCGCGCCAACGACATCGGTGAGTGCCTGGGTGGCCTCCCCCGCGGAGGGCGCGACGGCGTCATCCGCGACGGCGTCGTCAACCTTCCGGCCGGAGGAGTCCTCGGCGGCGACGGCCCCGGCGGCCTGCGCCGCCGAGGTTGCGGACTTGGGCGTCTGCGGTGGGGGCGGCGCCGGCCCCACCCCGGATCCTGTCTCCTGCGGGGCCGCATCCGGCGTGTACCGCGCCGAGTCCGCCGTGGCGCACGCTTCCGGGGTCACCGCCGACGAGCTGCGGCGCCGACGCCGGCCCGAGCCGGGCGCCGGCTCCGGATACGGCGCGGCCTGATGCGGCGGTAGGGGATCGACGGCGGTCTCCTCCGCATCCTGCGTCCTGACACCGGTGTGCGGCGGTGGCACGTAGTCGGGGTCGACCCACACGCCGGTCTCAAGCAGCTCATCGCCGCCGGGGGGTTTCGCGGTGCGCCCATCGGCCGTTTCCACCGACTGCCTCGCCGCCTCACCATCAGATCCGTCCGCCATGGCGGCCGCATTCTCGCCCTCGCCCGAAGCGGCCTGACCGTCGGGTCCCCCAAGGGCCGCCAGAACGCGCTCACGCACGCCCTCCGGCACCGGAGCCGACAGGACGGCGGTGCCGTACCTGCCCACCACGGTCAGGCCCTCCTCCCCCACGGTCACGAGCTCTCCTCCACCAGGTCGACGACGACGGCGGTGACATTGTCATGCCCGCCGGCCTCCAGCGCCGCGGCCACGGCCGCCTCGGCGGTGCGCTGTGCCCCCAGGCCGGAGCCGAGGACGGCGGCCAGGGCGTCGTCGTCGAGCTCATCGCTCAGGCCGTCGGAGCAAACCAGAATGCGGTCGCCGCCCCGCGCGGTCTCCAGGTGCAGCTCGGGGTATGCGGCCTGGTCGAGGCCGGCGCCCAGCGCCCGGGTAACCACGTTGCGACGGGAGTCGAAACGAGCCTGGGCGGGAGTGATTCGGCCGGCATCCACCAGGTCCTGCACCTGGGAGTGGTCGTGGGACAGCTGGGACAGCAGGTCGTCGCGCAGCAGGTAGACGCGAGAGTCACCCACATTGAAGGCGAT
This genomic stretch from Actinomyces qiguomingii harbors:
- a CDS encoding FHA domain-containing protein → MTVGEEGLTVVGRYGTAVLSAPVPEGVRERVLAALGGPDGQAASGEGENAAAMADGSDGEAARQSVETADGRTAKPPGGDELLETGVWVDPDYVPPPHTGVRTQDAEETAVDPLPPHQAAPYPEPAPGSGRRRRRSSSAVTPEACATADSARYTPDAAPQETGSGVGPAPPPPQTPKSATSAAQAAGAVAAEDSSGRKVDDAVADDAVAPSAGEATQALTDVVGAGRPETQAAMVSAAMCAAGHPNPPDAVACQSCSAPLTGVISQVPRPVLAVLTVSTGQTVPVRGDVIVGRAPQAPPGAAAGTQLVAVPSPAHFVSRSHLEITVAGWNLLARDLGSANGTVLVRSGMPPVLLASALPTPLLVGDLLDVGDGVTLCVEPPL